Proteins co-encoded in one uncultured Bacteroides sp. genomic window:
- a CDS encoding PhoH family protein, with protein sequence MGTKKNFVLDTNVILHDHDCLTSFQENDIYLPIVVLEELDKFKKGNGEINYNAREFVRELDSITDDNLFTKGASLGEGMGRLFILTGGIESEAVKKSFPDRQADHEILSAADMLRKKNPKTKTILVTKDVNLRMKARSIGVLCEDYITDKVTNPDIFEKTNETYDGVSSELIDKIYSSKEGTDISDIEFKNLLQPNECFVMKSERNSVLARYNPFTHTVHRVVKTKNYGIEPRNAEQSFAFEILNDPDIKLVALTGKAGTGKTLLALAAALTNMNEYKQILLARPIVALSNKDLGFLPGDAAAKVAPYMQPLFDNLNVIKHQFAANSSEVKRLDDMQKSGQLVIEALAFIRGRSLSETYCIIDEAQNLTPHEIKTIITRAGEGTKMVFTGDIQQIDQPYLDSESNGLVYMIDRMKGQNIFAHVNLVKGERSMLSELASNLM encoded by the coding sequence ATGGGAACAAAGAAAAATTTCGTTTTAGACACTAATGTTATACTGCATGATCATGACTGTCTGACTAGTTTTCAGGAGAATGATATTTACCTTCCGATAGTTGTTCTCGAAGAATTAGATAAATTTAAAAAGGGAAATGGTGAAATAAACTACAATGCCCGCGAGTTTGTGAGAGAGTTGGATTCGATCACCGACGATAACCTTTTTACTAAAGGTGCATCGCTGGGTGAGGGAATGGGTCGCCTCTTTATTCTCACAGGAGGAATTGAGTCTGAGGCAGTAAAAAAATCTTTTCCAGACAGACAAGCCGACCATGAAATCCTTTCTGCAGCGGATATGCTGAGAAAGAAAAATCCGAAAACCAAAACAATTCTGGTTACCAAAGACGTAAACCTGCGCATGAAGGCGCGCTCCATTGGTGTACTTTGTGAGGACTATATTACAGACAAGGTGACAAATCCTGATATTTTCGAAAAGACTAACGAAACATATGACGGAGTGTCCTCTGAACTGATTGATAAGATTTACTCTTCCAAAGAAGGGACGGATATCAGCGACATAGAATTTAAGAATCTTTTGCAACCCAATGAGTGCTTTGTGATGAAGAGTGAACGCAATAGCGTGTTGGCTAGATATAATCCTTTTACCCATACGGTACATAGAGTAGTAAAAACCAAAAATTATGGCATTGAACCCCGTAATGCGGAACAGAGTTTCGCTTTTGAGATTCTGAATGATCCCGATATTAAACTTGTAGCTCTTACCGGAAAGGCCGGAACGGGTAAAACATTGCTGGCTCTGGCTGCTGCATTAACCAATATGAACGAATATAAGCAGATTCTGCTGGCTCGTCCTATCGTGGCTCTTTCCAATAAAGACCTGGGCTTCCTTCCAGGAGATGCTGCAGCTAAAGTGGCTCCCTACATGCAACCCCTGTTTGATAACCTGAATGTGATTAAGCATCAGTTTGCCGCTAATTCGTCTGAAGTAAAGCGTTTGGATGATATGCAGAAGAGCGGGCAGTTGGTTATTGAAGCACTGGCCTTTATCCGTGGACGAAGTTTGTCTGAAACCTACTGTATCATTGATGAGGCGCAAAACCTTACTCCGCATGAAATAAAAACCATCATCACCCGTGCCGGAGAAGGTACAAAGATGGTCTTCACAGGAGATATTCAGCAGATTGACCAGCCATATCTGGATAGCGAATCCAACGGATTAGTCTATATGATTGACCGCATGAAAGGCCAGAATATCTTTGCTCATGTGAATCTGGTGAAAGGAGAACGTAGTATGCTTAGTGAACTGGCTAGTAATTTGATGTAA
- a CDS encoding folylpolyglutamate synthase/dihydrofolate synthase family protein — MNYKETLNYLFESAPMFQQIGKSAYKEGLSNTYALDEHFNHPHQNYKTIHIAGTNGKGSCSHTLAAILQSAGYKVGLYTSPHLIDFRERIRVNGQPVSEDYVIKFVEEERSFFEPLAPSFFELTTAMAFKYFADQKVDVAVIEVGLGGRLDCTNIIHPDLCIITNISFDHTQFLGKTLELIAGEKAGIMKRDVPVVIGETTEETKPVFIEKAYDIQAQIFFAEEERLLWRWEKNKMGYLHYYTADYPKLRGELGGLCQLKNTNTLLLAIRLLKKAGYRIPQKAVEKGFGKVCELTGLMGRWQKLGSAPTIVCDTGHNVGGITYIAEQLNRLTYKKLHIVIGMVNDKDISGVLALLPKNAEYYFTKASVARALHEADLKFLASKAGLIGSTYPDVPKAFEAAKANASERDFIFVGGSSFIVADLLTYLAKK; from the coding sequence ATGAATTACAAAGAAACACTAAATTACTTATTCGAAAGTGCTCCAATGTTCCAGCAGATTGGGAAATCTGCCTACAAAGAGGGGCTTAGCAATACTTATGCACTGGACGAACATTTTAATCACCCTCATCAAAATTATAAAACGATTCATATTGCAGGGACCAATGGAAAAGGTTCCTGTTCACATACTCTGGCAGCCATTCTTCAGTCGGCCGGATACAAAGTGGGACTTTACACCTCTCCTCACCTGATTGATTTCCGGGAAAGAATCCGTGTTAACGGGCAACCTGTTTCAGAAGATTATGTGATTAAGTTTGTGGAGGAAGAACGCTCTTTCTTTGAACCTCTTGCTCCCTCTTTCTTTGAACTGACTACTGCAATGGCCTTTAAATACTTTGCAGATCAGAAAGTGGATGTGGCCGTTATTGAGGTTGGCTTGGGCGGACGACTGGATTGTACAAACATTATTCATCCGGATCTATGCATTATCACCAACATCAGTTTTGACCATACTCAGTTTCTTGGAAAGACTCTGGAACTGATTGCCGGAGAAAAGGCAGGAATTATGAAAAGAGATGTACCTGTAGTTATCGGTGAAACAACTGAAGAAACCAAACCTGTTTTTATTGAAAAGGCATACGATATCCAAGCTCAGATTTTCTTTGCAGAAGAAGAACGGCTGCTTTGGCGCTGGGAAAAGAATAAAATGGGCTACTTGCACTACTACACAGCCGATTATCCAAAACTGAGAGGTGAATTGGGCGGACTGTGCCAGCTCAAGAATACCAATACGCTTCTTCTGGCTATCAGGTTATTAAAAAAGGCAGGTTATCGTATTCCGCAGAAAGCAGTAGAGAAGGGATTTGGCAAGGTATGCGAACTGACCGGATTGATGGGACGCTGGCAAAAGCTGGGAAGTGCCCCCACAATTGTCTGTGACACTGGGCACAACGTAGGTGGAATTACTTACATTGCCGAACAGTTAAACCGGCTGACTTACAAAAAATTACATATTGTAATAGGCATGGTAAACGATAAAGATATCAGTGGTGTACTGGCTTTATTGCCTAAAAATGCGGAATATTACTTCACCAAAGCAAGTGTAGCAAGAGCACTGCACGAGGCAGATCTGAAATTTCTGGCAAGCAAAGCCGGACTAATAGGCAGCACATACCCTGATGTACCGAAGGCATTCGAAGCAGCCAAAGCGAATGCATCCGAGAGAGATTTCATTTTTGTGGGAGGAAGCAGTTTTATTGTGGCAGATCTCCTCACCTATCTGGCAAAGAAATAG
- a CDS encoding RidA family protein: protein MKKVISSEKAPGAIGPYSQAIEAGGMVFVSGQLPVDAATGEFAPGGVAEQTKQSFENIKYILAEAGLTTANIVKTTVFLADMSLFADMNAVYATFFDGAFPARSAVAVKALPKNALVEIECIAVK from the coding sequence ATGAAGAAAGTAATTTCAAGTGAAAAGGCTCCGGGAGCTATCGGACCTTACAGTCAGGCAATAGAAGCTGGTGGCATGGTGTTTGTTTCAGGTCAGTTGCCTGTAGATGCTGCTACCGGGGAGTTTGCTCCGGGTGGAGTTGCCGAGCAGACCAAGCAATCATTCGAGAATATCAAATATATTTTGGCAGAAGCCGGTCTTACAACTGCAAATATTGTGAAGACTACAGTTTTTCTTGCTGATATGTCTCTTTTTGCAGATATGAACGCTGTATATGCAACCTTTTTTGATGGGGCATTTCCGGCGCGCTCTGCCGTAGCGGTAAAGGCTTTGCCTAAGAATGCACTTGTGGAGATTGAATGTATTGCTGTGAAATAA
- a CDS encoding sigma-70 family RNA polymerase sigma factor: MNEVELTERCQAEDNEARREFYEQYAGQMFGICFRYSGDRDTAQDLLHDGFIKAYSSFNKFTYRGEGSLRAWLSRVMVNVSLDYLRKNEASRQTLTLDQIPETMEEPQEEDVSVIPHQVLMKFIAELPEGYRTVFNLYAMEKMSHKEIAEKLGINERTSSSQFFRAKKLLAKRINEYLRDHNL, translated from the coding sequence ATGAATGAAGTTGAACTTACAGAACGTTGCCAGGCTGAAGATAATGAAGCACGCAGGGAATTCTATGAGCAATATGCCGGACAAATGTTTGGCATATGTTTCCGGTACTCAGGCGACCGGGATACAGCTCAGGACCTTCTGCACGATGGTTTCATCAAAGCATACAGTTCATTTAATAAGTTCACGTATCGGGGAGAAGGCTCATTGAGAGCATGGCTAAGCAGAGTAATGGTAAACGTCTCGCTGGACTATCTGCGCAAGAATGAGGCAAGCCGGCAAACACTTACTCTCGATCAGATACCGGAAACAATGGAAGAGCCTCAGGAAGAAGATGTTTCTGTGATTCCTCATCAGGTTTTAATGAAGTTTATTGCTGAGTTACCTGAGGGATATCGTACGGTATTCAATCTATATGCCATGGAAAAGATGTCGCACAAAGAGATTGCTGAAAAACTGGGAATCAACGAGCGAACTTCATCATCACAGTTTTTCCGGGCAAAAAAACTTTTGGCAAAAAGAATTAATGAATATTTAAGGGATCATAATCTATGA
- a CDS encoding outer membrane beta-barrel protein: MKQEEEEKWISALRNSLEDYSEPPMIGSWERLQKELSSVPVAPKKRSFTMFYAAAAAVILLFVISTALIMMFNNSSGKYMETANIPKNAEEISSNQLLKGTIKPLVNSKPLNGILALNKAGSKSASATRSGKAMHPGAAVAVLDERTNSEVETLETTEKNNALISNKENKENRENEEKTQNTNDKESENKSSRKESFKRARKTEERATEFNTLPRKKSPKNLSVAIFSGNNAGISGGGNNGNNMQYEAVNSFYSGSYLFTNCEEISYSTISQSKWNHKQPVTFGLSIRKQLSGHFALESGITYTMLESEASNKYTKLFNYKQTLQYLGIPVKLNYMILDKRYITLYLSGGGMVEKSISGKMQTEKISLGNKVDVTSTNIDIKPLQWSVSSTLGIQFNATRQLGAFVEPGIIYYFDDGSNIETIRKETPFNINLQLGLRFTY, from the coding sequence ATGAAACAGGAAGAAGAAGAAAAATGGATTAGCGCACTTCGGAACAGTTTGGAAGATTATTCTGAACCGCCCATGATTGGTAGCTGGGAGAGACTGCAGAAAGAACTCTCCTCTGTACCCGTTGCGCCTAAGAAACGTTCCTTTACAATGTTTTATGCTGCAGCAGCGGCAGTAATTTTACTTTTTGTCATTTCAACCGCTTTAATCATGATGTTCAATAATTCATCGGGTAAATATATGGAAACAGCAAACATTCCAAAAAATGCCGAAGAAATATCAAGCAATCAATTGCTAAAAGGAACAATCAAACCGCTCGTTAACAGTAAGCCCCTGAATGGAATACTGGCTTTAAACAAAGCTGGGAGTAAGTCCGCTTCAGCAACAAGATCAGGCAAAGCAATGCATCCGGGTGCTGCTGTCGCTGTTTTAGATGAAAGAACTAACTCCGAGGTAGAGACATTGGAAACTACGGAAAAGAATAATGCCCTTATTTCCAATAAAGAGAATAAAGAGAATAGAGAGAACGAAGAAAAAACGCAGAATACCAACGATAAAGAAAGTGAAAACAAATCTTCCCGCAAAGAGAGTTTTAAAAGAGCAAGGAAGACAGAAGAACGAGCAACCGAATTCAATACTCTTCCACGGAAGAAATCTCCAAAGAATTTGTCAGTAGCTATTTTTAGTGGCAATAATGCCGGCATATCCGGAGGTGGGAATAATGGGAATAACATGCAATACGAAGCAGTTAATAGTTTTTATAGCGGTTCTTATTTATTCACTAATTGTGAAGAGATTTCATATAGCACAATTTCTCAGTCGAAATGGAACCATAAACAGCCTGTCACCTTTGGTCTGTCCATACGCAAGCAGCTATCCGGCCACTTTGCTTTGGAAAGCGGAATTACTTATACTATGCTGGAATCAGAAGCTTCAAATAAATACACGAAACTCTTTAATTATAAACAAACGCTCCAGTATCTGGGTATTCCGGTAAAGCTTAATTATATGATTCTGGATAAGCGTTATATCACCCTTTACTTATCTGGAGGAGGAATGGTAGAAAAGAGTATCTCAGGGAAAATGCAGACCGAAAAGATCTCTTTGGGAAACAAGGTAGACGTAACTTCCACCAACATCGATATAAAGCCGCTGCAATGGTCAGTCAGCAGTACGCTGGGAATACAGTTTAACGCAACCCGTCAGCTTGGTGCCTTTGTGGAACCGGGAATTATATACTATTTTGATGATGGATCAAATATAGAAACTATCCGCAAAGAAACTCCTTTCAATATTAACCTGCAATTAGGTTTACGGTTTACATACTAA
- a CDS encoding tetratricopeptide repeat protein: MRKKILFMALCLFSQWTMAQKDAPKWVEKSKRAVFSIVTYDANDKLLNTGNGFFVTEDGVALSDYTLFKGAARAEVINFEGKQMPVKVILGTNSMYDVIKFRVDLGKKSAAALKLATVVPAKDMEAVMLPYSTKKDRSCTMGKVEEISNLAGPHKYFKLAMSMKDKMVSCPVMNAEGEVFGLVQKDVNNDTTHCYAISAPFANELTINALEFNSSELTSIGIKKIFPDKEDQALVAIFMASTQQTPEKYYSLLNDFVEQFPNSTEGYVRRANYCVMNFTDAQHLAQTEEDLDKAQNIAEKKEDVIYNRSRLMYITALRGKDYAYKDWTFEKSLEEIQKAINVNPLPLYLQHQGDVYFAMAKYDLAFECYNKVNHSNMVSAETYYCAAKAKEMMKGDLNEIIALLDSAVNKYTAPYPKEAAPYISERAMIKDQKEMYKEAVQDYDLYYQIIGSGVNANFYYVREQANYKSKNFKRAIEDIEMAVKLEPTNKEYLAEFGAVNLRVARYDEAIKNLKNALAIDPKFAACYRLIGFCQLQQGKKTEACENFNKAKELGDEAVIPMIEKNCK, from the coding sequence ATGAGAAAGAAAATACTATTTATGGCTCTTTGTCTGTTTTCACAGTGGACAATGGCACAGAAAGATGCTCCCAAATGGGTTGAGAAATCAAAACGGGCGGTCTTTTCTATAGTAACATACGATGCTAATGACAAATTGCTGAATACCGGTAACGGATTTTTTGTAACGGAAGACGGGGTGGCATTGTCAGACTACACATTATTCAAAGGAGCTGCCAGGGCCGAGGTGATAAACTTTGAAGGTAAGCAAATGCCGGTAAAAGTAATTCTGGGTACAAACAGCATGTATGATGTGATTAAGTTTCGTGTAGATCTCGGTAAAAAGAGTGCTGCTGCGCTGAAACTTGCCACAGTAGTTCCGGCTAAAGACATGGAAGCGGTAATGCTTCCATATTCCACTAAGAAAGATCGTTCATGTACTATGGGAAAAGTGGAAGAGATTTCCAATCTTGCGGGTCCACATAAATACTTTAAGCTGGCCATGTCAATGAAAGATAAAATGGTTAGTTGTCCGGTAATGAATGCGGAGGGTGAAGTCTTTGGGTTGGTTCAGAAGGATGTAAACAATGACACAACGCATTGTTATGCTATCAGCGCTCCTTTTGCGAACGAACTCACTATTAATGCTCTCGAATTCAATAGCTCTGAGCTGACTAGCATTGGCATTAAGAAGATTTTTCCCGATAAGGAAGATCAAGCGCTGGTTGCCATTTTTATGGCTTCCACGCAACAGACTCCTGAGAAATATTATTCTTTGCTAAATGATTTTGTAGAGCAATTTCCAAATAGTACGGAAGGCTATGTGCGCAGGGCAAATTACTGCGTTATGAATTTCACAGATGCCCAGCACCTTGCTCAGACAGAAGAGGATCTTGATAAAGCACAGAATATAGCAGAAAAAAAGGAGGACGTAATCTATAACCGTTCACGCCTGATGTATATTACAGCGCTTCGTGGTAAGGATTATGCTTATAAGGACTGGACTTTTGAAAAATCACTTGAAGAAATCCAGAAAGCAATCAATGTAAATCCACTTCCTCTTTACCTTCAGCATCAGGGAGATGTTTATTTTGCAATGGCTAAATACGACTTGGCTTTTGAATGCTATAATAAAGTAAATCATTCAAATATGGTTTCGGCCGAAACATATTATTGTGCAGCGAAAGCGAAAGAGATGATGAAAGGTGATCTGAACGAAATCATTGCTTTGCTGGATAGTGCAGTGAACAAATATACGGCTCCTTATCCGAAAGAGGCTGCCCCATATATCTCTGAACGTGCTATGATTAAGGATCAGAAGGAGATGTATAAAGAGGCTGTGCAGGATTACGATCTATATTATCAGATTATTGGCAGCGGTGTAAATGCTAATTTCTACTATGTCCGTGAACAGGCTAATTATAAGTCAAAGAACTTTAAACGTGCGATTGAAGATATTGAAATGGCTGTGAAACTAGAACCCACAAACAAAGAGTATCTGGCTGAGTTTGGAGCGGTGAATCTTCGCGTAGCCCGTTATGATGAGGCAATAAAGAATCTGAAGAATGCACTTGCCATTGATCCTAAGTTTGCAGCTTGTTATCGTTTAATTGGTTTCTGTCAGTTACAGCAAGGTAAGAAAACAGAAGCTTGTGAAAACTTTAACAAGGCAAAGGAACTGGGCGATGAGGCTGTGATTCCAATGATTGAGAAGAATTGTAAATAA
- the rlmB gene encoding 23S rRNA (guanosine(2251)-2'-O)-methyltransferase RlmB, producing MEKNEMIFGVRAVIEAIEAGKEIDKILVKKDIQSELSKELFAAIKGTNIFVQRVPIERINKITTKNHQGVLAFVSAVTYYKVEDVVPTLFEEGKVPFFVMLDGVTDVRNFGAIARTCECAGVDAIIIPSRNSVSVNADAMKTSAGALHTLPVCKEQSLTATIKYLKNSGFKIVAATEKGDYDYTKANYKDPVCIIMGAEDTGVSYDHLALCDEWIKIPLFGKIESLNVSVAAGILIYEAVKQRGFDKE from the coding sequence ATGGAAAAGAATGAAATGATATTTGGCGTACGCGCCGTGATTGAAGCCATTGAGGCAGGTAAAGAGATTGATAAAATCTTAGTAAAGAAGGACATTCAAAGTGAGCTTTCAAAGGAGCTTTTTGCCGCTATAAAGGGTACTAATATCTTTGTACAGCGTGTACCAATAGAGCGTATTAATAAGATAACAACTAAAAACCACCAAGGTGTGTTGGCTTTTGTGTCTGCAGTGACTTATTATAAGGTGGAAGATGTTGTTCCTACTCTTTTCGAGGAAGGAAAGGTTCCATTCTTTGTAATGCTTGATGGGGTAACGGATGTTCGTAACTTCGGAGCTATTGCCCGTACCTGTGAATGTGCAGGGGTGGATGCAATTATTATTCCTTCACGTAACAGTGTAAGTGTAAATGCAGATGCCATGAAAACTTCTGCCGGAGCACTTCACACACTTCCTGTATGTAAGGAACAGAGTCTGACTGCTACTATAAAGTACCTGAAAAATAGCGGATTTAAGATTGTAGCTGCTACCGAAAAGGGTGATTATGACTACACAAAAGCAAATTATAAAGATCCTGTTTGTATTATTATGGGAGCAGAAGATACTGGTGTTTCTTATGATCACCTGGCTCTGTGTGATGAATGGATAAAAATTCCATTGTTCGGTAAGATTGAGTCGCTGAATGTTTCTGTTGCTGCAGGTATCTTAATTTACGAGGCTGTGAAACAACGTGGCTTTGATAAAGAATAA
- the recN gene encoding DNA repair protein RecN, translated as MLQSISIQNYALIDTLDISFDKGFSVITGETGAGKSIILGAIGLLLGQRADVKAIKQGASKCVIEAHFNISSYQMQSFFDENELEYDSNECILRRELQASGKSRAFINDSPAPLTLMKELGEQLIDVHSQHQNLLLNKEDFQLNVLDSLANDEKELSSYKEAYQTYRKVAEELNRLIELEEQSRTDEDYVRFQLEQFDEAKLVKGEDAELEKEEERLNHAEEIKEGLYNSEQILMGDEGGLLSNIKKVSGILRSLKEHYNTAGDISDRVENLSIELKEIARDLAREQENIEVDPGRLDFVNERLNLIYTLEKKHHVSTLEELLNVQDEFRARMNAISSFAEQIEVLQKQKEELLGKVKKAMLLLTDKRTHAAKKVEHEMQNRLIPLGMPNVRFKVHITPKANFDATGGDNVAFIFSANKNATLQNISSVASGGEIARVMLSIKAMIAGATQLPTIIFDEIDTGVSGEIADKMAEIMKEMGACMQVISITHLPQIAAKGKVHYKVYKQDNETSTSSNIRRLKEEERVEEIAHMLSGATLTDAAMNNAKELLKEYGKE; from the coding sequence ATGTTGCAATCTATATCAATTCAAAACTATGCGCTGATTGACACTCTTGATATAAGCTTCGATAAAGGTTTTTCTGTCATAACCGGTGAAACGGGTGCGGGTAAATCTATTATCCTTGGAGCTATTGGTCTGTTGCTGGGGCAAAGAGCAGATGTAAAGGCCATAAAACAAGGTGCTTCCAAATGTGTGATTGAAGCTCATTTTAATATTTCTTCTTACCAGATGCAATCGTTCTTTGATGAAAACGAGTTGGAGTACGATTCCAACGAATGTATTTTAAGAAGAGAATTGCAGGCTTCAGGTAAATCCCGGGCATTTATAAATGATTCTCCGGCTCCGCTTACGCTGATGAAGGAGTTAGGCGAACAGCTGATTGATGTACACTCTCAGCATCAGAACCTATTGCTGAATAAGGAAGATTTTCAGTTGAATGTGCTGGATTCACTGGCAAATGACGAGAAAGAACTTTCCAGTTATAAAGAAGCGTATCAGACATACCGTAAGGTTGCTGAAGAATTAAACAGACTCATTGAACTAGAAGAGCAAAGCAGGACGGATGAAGATTATGTTCGTTTTCAATTGGAACAGTTTGATGAGGCTAAACTGGTGAAAGGGGAAGATGCCGAGCTGGAAAAAGAGGAAGAAAGACTGAATCATGCCGAAGAAATAAAAGAGGGACTGTATAACTCCGAACAAATCCTTATGGGTGATGAAGGAGGATTGCTGAGCAATATTAAAAAAGTTTCCGGTATTTTGCGCTCTCTCAAGGAGCATTACAATACTGCAGGGGATATATCCGATAGAGTTGAGAACTTATCCATTGAACTGAAAGAGATTGCCAGAGATTTAGCCAGAGAACAAGAGAATATTGAAGTTGATCCGGGCAGACTGGATTTCGTGAACGAACGGCTCAACTTAATCTATACATTAGAGAAGAAGCATCACGTAAGTACGCTTGAGGAATTGCTTAACGTTCAGGATGAGTTTCGTGCCCGCATGAATGCTATCAGTTCATTTGCAGAACAGATTGAGGTGCTTCAGAAACAAAAAGAAGAATTATTGGGTAAGGTTAAAAAAGCAATGTTATTGCTGACAGATAAACGTACACATGCGGCTAAAAAGGTGGAGCACGAAATGCAGAATCGTCTCATTCCTTTGGGAATGCCCAATGTTCGTTTTAAGGTTCACATTACTCCGAAAGCAAATTTTGATGCAACCGGTGGAGACAATGTGGCTTTTATTTTCTCTGCCAATAAGAATGCCACTTTACAGAACATATCGTCTGTGGCTTCCGGTGGTGAAATAGCCCGGGTAATGCTTTCCATAAAAGCAATGATTGCGGGAGCCACTCAGCTGCCTACTATCATATTTGATGAAATAGACACCGGAGTATCCGGCGAAATTGCCGATAAGATGGCCGAAATAATGAAGGAGATGGGAGCGTGTATGCAGGTAATCAGCATCACTCACCTTCCTCAGATTGCGGCTAAAGGCAAAGTACATTATAAAGTATATAAACAAGATAACGAAACATCGACCAGCAGTAATATCCGCCGATTGAAAGAAGAGGAGAGGGTTGAGGAGATAGCTCACATGTTGAGTGGGGCTACTTTGACGGATGCAGCGATGAATAATGCAAAAGAATTATTAAAAGAGTATGGAAAAGAATGA
- a CDS encoding DUF4835 family protein, translating to MNKKIIQNIFRCICLAFLLLCSSLSGTAQELNCKVSINYSQIQGTNTQVFKTLETALTEFINDHKWTSAQYSVAERISCSMNITVKQHSDDGTFKCELIVQANRPVFDSNYNTTLFNFKDVNFNFTYLEFDPLELRENQIDSNLTAVIAYYAYLIIGMDMDSMAPMGGTDVLRTAENIVTAAQSLSETGWKAFEDTRNRHGIITDYLDENMKPFRQMIYDYHRSGLDEMAQNADRGRAKITSSLEELKKAKENKPLSVLPQLFTEIKKDELVNVYSKGTQSEKEQVYNMLVDINPAQSNFWDKIKSSK from the coding sequence ATGAATAAAAAGATCATTCAGAATATATTCCGTTGCATTTGTTTGGCTTTCCTGTTGCTCTGTTCTTCTTTATCGGGAACGGCTCAGGAGCTGAATTGTAAAGTGAGCATTAATTACTCGCAGATTCAGGGAACAAATACGCAGGTTTTTAAAACACTTGAAACTGCTTTGACGGAATTTATCAATGATCATAAATGGACTTCCGCTCAATACAGTGTTGCCGAGCGGATATCCTGCAGTATGAATATCACAGTGAAACAGCATTCCGATGACGGAACGTTTAAATGTGAACTTATTGTTCAGGCTAATCGCCCGGTATTCGACTCAAACTACAATACCACGCTTTTTAATTTCAAGGATGTGAATTTCAATTTCACATATCTGGAGTTTGATCCTTTAGAACTTCGGGAGAATCAAATAGACAGTAATCTTACTGCGGTTATTGCATATTATGCTTATCTGATAATAGGTATGGATATGGATTCCATGGCTCCAATGGGTGGCACGGATGTTTTAAGAACAGCCGAGAACATTGTGACTGCTGCCCAGAGCTTGTCTGAAACAGGATGGAAAGCTTTTGAGGACACTCGTAACCGTCATGGGATAATAACCGATTATCTGGATGAAAATATGAAACCTTTTCGTCAGATGATATATGATTATCATCGGTCAGGACTGGATGAGATGGCTCAGAACGCAGATAGGGGAAGGGCGAAAATTACATCATCTTTGGAGGAGCTCAAAAAAGCAAAGGAAAACAAACCATTGTCTGTTTTGCCGCAGTTGTTTACCGAAATAAAGAAAGACGAACTGGTGAATGTCTATTCTAAAGGTACACAGAGCGAAAAAGAACAGGTGTATAATATGTTAGTTGATATCAATCCCGCTCAAAGTAATTTTTGGGATAAAATAAAGTCTTCGAAATAA